The sequence below is a genomic window from Chryseobacterium foetidum.
GCTTCTATGACGAGCAATTGACTCATACGAATTAGTCTATGGTAATGAAAGTTGTAGATTTAAACTAAAACTCCAGCTCATCAAAATCTTTTATTTCTGATAATTTTAAAAGCCTGTCAACTTTTATGGTTTCCCAGGTGTCTTTAAAATTTTCAACATAGTTTTCACCATCATCATCTTTATTGAGATTATCGCGTGTCAGTTTCTTTTTTGTTAAAAGATTAATGCTCGTTATGGTTTGAGGAACCGGTCCACGGTTGTAATCAGAATCATATCCTATCATTTCAAAATCACCATTTTTATGTCTGAAAGTATAGCTCCAGCTTCCGTATCTTCCATGGGCATAATTGATTTTTAGATTTCCCTTCTCGACAGCAAGCCAAAGTTCTGGAGCGTAATAAACACCGCCTTCCTCATTTTCAGATGAAAAACAATTGTAGTTTTTGGTTGCCAGTTCGTACCCATCACCTCTGTTATACAAAATAATAATTCCACGCCGGTTTCTGTCTAATTTGCCACGGTATTCATGATCAAAAAATTTCGTTTTATCAGTTCCTTTAATCAGAAAAACAACATCTTCCAGACTGTCTCCATTGAGATCGCCTTTGATGTCTTCCATACCTTCTTCTTTATACAGAACATAGCCTGCCGGAATGAAGTCTGCAATGTCTTTTTTAAGTTGGACAACCTCTGTTTCTTTTGGTTTTAAAATATCAGGAACCTTTTCGTCCTTTGGGATAAGCTGAGGTTTTTTCTCTTCCGTTTTAGAATTACAGGAAGTTAAAAACAAGATGGCAAGAAGTACCGGAATATTTTGTTTCATATCTTTATTAAAATTTGTGTTATTGAAGTTAATTTATCTTTTTTAGCTGAAAGCCTGTTTGGAATTTCTCCTATTTACTAAGATGACCGTTGCCGCGATAATTAACATTAATCCAAATATTCCAAATCATGCGGCTGCAATATAACTATTTTGTCTGTACTCTGTGATATAATCTTCCAGCGTACGATAAGTCTTCGATTTATTGCTGATTTCAACGATATTTATTTTATCATAATGCAGAATATTACCTGGGAACGGAATTGTCTTCTCCTTTAATATTTTACTTTGGATATTCTGAATTTTCCAATAGCATTGTGACTGTATCGCCTGTTTTGTTGTCCGTGATCAAATCATCAACATTCGTTTGGTCTAACGCAACAACTCCGATCTGAAAATTGATGTCCGGATATCTTTTCAAATTAAAAACCAGTGTTTTGCTTCTCCTGCCTCTCTCAATCCTGATATCCTGAATTAAAATATCTGTAAGTTTACTGGTATTTCTTCTATCGGGAAGCTCTGAACTTGAAATTCTGTAAGCGATAAAAAGAAATACAGTTCCCAGAAGAAACGCTGTCCATAATGCTTTTTTATACGTTTTTATATAGGGGTTTTTAGTCATTTAACCTGTAATGCAATAATTAAAATGCTGTAAAAAACTAAATAATATTCCTGATAAATCCTCTGTCGCCGTTTGATAAACGGTTTTGAAATTCAAATTTATTATTTGTAATTCACATCATGGAACATTTAAAGGTGAAAATTGTAAGAGGGAAATATTCTGTTTTTTCACGATCATCATCAAGTTTATCCCCAAAGTACTATGAATTTGCGCAGAAAGATAAACATAAAAAATTCTGGTCTCCTTTGCAGCCTGCTGTCAAAACTTAAGATTTAGTTAGAAGTATTTTTCTTGTTTAGATACAAAGTTTGATTAAAATTATAACTATTTAACAAAAAATATTTATAATTTTATAACGAAAACCAAATCTATTGAAAAATATTATTCTTTCAAATTTACAAAGTGTAAAAATGTCAGATTTCATGAGGAAATCTGGTAAACTTATACGGTTTTCAGGCATTCTCTTTCTCTTCTTAAACATTCAGTATTTATCTGCACAGAGTGAATTTAATAATTCCAAGATCATATTAGCGGTTTCCGAGGGATCAAAAATATATTCTGCAGATGAAAGTTTTAATTATCAAATCACACAAAAAAGAATTATTTTAAAGGAATCTTTTGTTTCACAGGTCAATTCTTCTGAGATGAAATATCTGGTAATTGATAACAGACGAATAACCGGAAATAATCATAATAATCCAGCCTCACAAAACAGAAGATATAAAATTGGTTCGCGCAAAAAATCAGAGGATTTGCAGAAGATTAAGCAACAGATTGCTTCATTTAGGGTAGAGAAAGCCAAACTGTGGATAAAGATTAAAAGTGCTCATGCTTCTGGCGGCTTTTTCAAGACTCATTATGTAAATAAACATTATTTACACGAGCGTTCTCATCAGGATAATCATCATAAATTTGAGTTAGCGCCAAATGAATTTTTGAGGTTGCAGTCTCTGGATTATTTACATTCGCAGAAACATTTCGTATACAACAGTAAGTCTTTTAATTATTGTTATTCTAAGGTCTTTTCTGTTAGGCCTCCGCCATTTTTTGTGTAAAATTTATCAATCTACTTTCTCTTTATAATTTTTTTAAAGAGTAACTAATTATTAATTTTTTATACAACTAAAAATGAAAAAAAATATATTCTTCAGCATATTCTTTATGTTGCTTTCAATGTTTTACGTAAAAGCACAGGATATTGCAGTTAACATTTCAGGACCTAGAGCGGCTGTTTCCAGCAGTGCCATCACATACAGAATCTATGTTACCAACAACAGCAGAATTGCAGCTTCAAATGTGAGGATATCTGCTCCAGCAGTTCCGAATCTCACAATTTCATCAATTACATGCGGAAATGGCGCAGGAAATGGAGGATCCTCGACCTGCCCAACCACCGTAAGTATTGGTAATTTGCAGAGTTCTGGTTTGGTTATTCCAAATCTGCCCAGCGGAAGTGTAGTAGTGCTCACTGTAAATGGAACAGCAGGAACGGCAGTTTCAAACCTGAATTATACTGCTACAGCGGTTTTCCCCGGAGACAGCAACAGTGTCAATAATACTGCTACACTGACTACAAATATTTATTCAGCAAATGCTTGTGGAACCTCAACTACATACAGTCTTAATCTGGGTCAGACACAAAGCAACAATACGATCGCTAATAATGGCGGTACGATCAATCTTTACTACACAAGAACGGCAGGTGCAGCAATTCCTGGTTTAGCCGATCCACTGATTATACCTGTTACATACAGTGATTTGATCAGAGATGCAGGAACAGGTGTTGATCATCAGTGGTTTTCTCTTGTAAACGAAACTACCGGATCAGGTATCGGATTAAACCTCGGAATGGCATCATATAATAACAATACCCCAGCGCAAATAGCTGACCCCGGAAGCGTATATAATGGTTTGCCCGCTACAAATATAGAATCCAGCCCAATTCCTAACTCTCCGGCTGGTAATAATTTGGTAGTTGATGGAACCTTTACAGAATCTCTTCGCAATGGAAGGATAGATCAATTAGGAACCTTTACTTTAAATTTTGGGAATATACCTGTGCCCAGCGGAGTTCGGGTAACTTCTGAAAGCTTGATTCTTCAGGGACGCGGATCGGCAAATGGCACACCGTCGGGAGCTGAAATAGTTTCTGGGCTTTTTGCCAAACCTATAATACAAAATGGTATCGAAAATTCAACCACTGTCTCTACAACTCCCGATACAGAAATGGAGTTTGGACAAACGTACACATGGAGATATACAGCTTTTGCAACCACCGGATTGCCAAGACAGTCTAACAGAAGAGGTGTGGTTTTCAAAAGTAGTACGATTACTTTTTCAGCATCTACAGCTACTCCTGTTATAAATACTACAGCGTCAACGTGTTCAGCGGCAGGAACTGCTACCGTTGGCAATTATGCCGCTGGTAATACTTATACATTTACACCGTCCGGGCCAACAGTAGGTCCTGGTGGAGTCATTTCTGGTCTGGTATATGGGACTACCTACACCGTTGTTGCCACCGCAGGTGGTTGCCAATCTAATGCAAGTGAAGCATTCAGCATCATATTTAATGACAGTGATGGTGATGGTGTGGCAGATGAATGTGATCTTGATGATGATAATGATGGTATTTTGGACACTACAGAATGCAGTAATACCATTAATGATATGGCAAATGCTTTCAACACCGGAGCTCTGCAGGATATTGTACCATCTGATTTTGGATTAGCCTTAAATGTAAAAAATCAAAATGTAACAGCAGATTTAAGCTCGAAATTTGGATATCCAGCAGATTCGGGAGCTGTTATAGTATCAATTTCAAACGCCTCGGTACATCCCACCGCCAATGCCTGGTGGACTAAACTCGGCCAGCAGCCATCTGTGTGGAAGGTGAGCGGAACTATGAGTGCATTTGTTCTGATGGCTCAGGATGTTCAATATTATGGTCTTGACAGTAAAACGATTCACATTTATGACACTGGAACAGTAATACCCATAGCGTTTCCAGGAATGGTGAATCAAACAGCGGTTAGTGGGCAGTGGAGTATCACTGATACGCCCAGTCAAAAAACCCTGACAAATTTAGATAATAATATTTCAACTATTGAAAATGCTAACTGGAGGTTTGCGAATATGAATTTTGGAACAAAAACTTTTGGATTCTCTACCACAACTCCAAATGCTGATCCTGTTTATGCTGTGCTGATGTATTTGGAATGTGATTCCGATGGTGATGGTATTCCGGATAGATTAGATTTAGATTCCGATGGTGACGGCTGTTCTGATGCGGTTGAAGGTTCGGCAGATATTGTAAATACCCAATTGGTGACAGCAGGGGGTACTGTGAGCGGGGGAAGTACTGCAGTAAATCAGAATCTTTGTGCAACTGGTGCTTGCGTTAATACCTCTGGGATTCCGCAGATTTCACCACTGCCACAAGGTTATTCAAATACTGCAGGACAGTCTGGTGGAGATTCTAAGAATGCTCTGGTAAATGGTTGTGTTTGTTATGAAGATCCTGCCTTGGTTACCGGTGCAACCTATCCTGTAAAACATGGTATCACGCTTCTCGGAAGAGCGGGAGCAACTGACGGAAATTGGCCAATGCTCAGAAATTCCGCATATACTGCATTGGAATCTAAAACTAAAGGTTTTGTAATTACCAGAAACAGCAGTCCTGAAACAACAATTAGCATTCCTGTTGTAGGAATGATGGTATTCGATACGGATGAAAATGCAGGAGCAGGATGTTTAAAAATTTATACAGGATCTGCGGCAAGTGAGGGTTGGAAATGTTTCAGCACTCAGGGATGTCCGTAGTTTGAAACAGATAAAATTTTTAAGTAATAAAAATTAAAAATTCGATAGGATTTGAACAATTATTAGTTTAATTCAATTTTCCGGGATTCAAAGACCCTGAAGGTTTTAAATAAAAAAAATCATGTACAAAACAGTAATTATATTAGCGCTTACATTTTCTGCGTTTTCATACTCGCAGATTAAAATAGGGGCTGCCAATTCAGCCGACAATGTTACCAATACCTCGGTTTTACTCGAATTCGGAACATATAATGACAAAGGCATTATTCTTCCTTACGTAGAAACTATTCCTACGGCGACTGCAGCTTCCCAAGGCGGAACCATCATTTTTGATGTGTCTTCTAATGCGGAATACAAAGTGAAAGTTAAAAACGAAAACGCAGGGTGGAAAGATCTCAGCGTACAATCTGGATATTCAGCGGCAGTAGAAACTGTGGTAAAACCATCACAGGCAATGCCTTTGGCAGACTTAACTAATGCAAAGGCTATCATCGGAAGTGAAACTTCTACAGCAGACGGAGTCTTAGTTTTGGAATCACCTTCTAAAGCGATGGTATTACCTATCGTAACCAACCTTTCCAACATTAAAAATCCATCACCCGGTATGATGGCTTTCTTACAGGGAGCAACTTCTGCAGGGCATCGTCTTGTGGTTTTCAACGGGCAGAAATGGGCCTTCTGGAGACCTTGACTTAATGAAGTATTGTATTATAAGCCTGTTCATTGCGAAGTGTAAGGTTTTTAGATCAAACAGACAACCTTTATTTATTAAATTACCAAATGCACAGTAAGTTTCATTTAGATTTAAAACAATAATTTCACTTTTCGGGAAGTTTTAGATTAAAGTAATATGTGCAGTTAAATGAATGTTTATTATGATAATTGTTTCCGTAAAAGAGACAGGATTTTTCTGCTGATGTGAAGAGAAAAACCAATTATGATTTTTAATTTCATCTTCTTTTTTTAAAAATTTTTGACTTTTAAAATCTGAAAAACAGCAAAAACCAACCTCAAAGCCCATAAAATGTACATTTTTGTGTTAAATTTTTGTAATGGTATTATGCTTATATCGTCTGAAACCATATATTTGCAACCTAAATTTATTAGACATGAAAGAACTTATTGAAAAAATCAACGCAGAATTTGAAGCGTTCACAACAGAAGCAAACCAACAGGCTGAAAAAGGTAACAAGGCAGCTGGAACAAGAGCTCGTAAAGCAGCTTTAGAATTAAGCAAACTTTTCAAAGACTTCAGAAAAGTTTCTGTAGAAGAATCTAAAAAATAATCAGAATTTTTTAACCGGTTTTCTTAACCGGTTTTTTTGTGCGTTTTTTCGAAAATGTAATGTGTATTTTTTCGATGACCTAGGAAGATAAGACGTTAAGAAATTTTGAAGAATTTCCGTTAAGAAATTTCTTATGTTTGAGTGGCGGCAATGTTTATTGTTTTAAAAACAATTCTTCAATCCGCCCGAGTTTAGAAATTTTAGGAAATTGTTTAAAATTTTTAGTCTTAGTTTCCAAGTCTTGAACTTTTGGTTCTTTTGTTTCAAGACAAAAGAACAATTCATCTCATTATTTTCAGTGATTTTTTAATTTATTTAAAATCTAAGCCTAAAAATTTTTATCTTAGATACTATAAAAACAAACTAAATCATGGGAATTCAAGACACTGCGCTAAGCCGCAACAACTACGTAAACGTAGGCAAGGAGGGAACTTTTCTGAAAGGAAATGACCCAATGTTCAACAGTACTCCTGAGGAGATTGACCAGCTTTTCAAAAAACTTAAAGATAAAAATCAGACAAAAATTGTTCTGTATTTTCATGGCGGACTCGTTCCCGCAAAAGACGGAATGGATACTGCGAAGCGCATCGTAAAGTATGTAGAAAAAAACACCAACGCGCATCCTGTTTGTTTTATTTGGGAAACTGGTCTTTCGAAAACCGTTGCTCACAATCTTGACATCGCCGGAAAGTCTGAGTTCTTCAAAAAACTGATGGTGAAAGTCATTAAAGTCGCCGGAAAAAAACTCGGCATCGAAGCCGTAGACAATATCGGAAACTCGAAAGGTGTGGAAACCATGAAGGAATCTGAGATTAATTCTGAACTCAATAAAGAAGAACCTTTTGGAAATTATCAGGTTAATGATTCCTCAAAATCTGCCTCTGTCGTTGATGCCGAAACCGTCAACACTGATGCTGAACTGAAAGCCAGAATTCTGCCTGAGATAGAAGCTGAACTGGAAGAGGAAATCGAAAGCGATGAAGAATTCAAAAGAGTTGCGGCAGAGGAGAAATCTGACGAAGAATCTAAACTTATCAATCCCGAATACGTTGGAGCTGAAGTTGCCGAAGGAAAAGGAATTATCAGTTCCGCAAAATTGATTACAGCGTCTGTAAAAATCACCTACAATGTCATCAAAAGACACATCCAGAAAACAGATCACGATTTTTATCCAACCGTTATCGAAGAGATTCTGCGTGAAATCTACGTATCCAATATCGGAAACTGGCTTTGGGGAAGCATGAAGAAAAAAGCTGCAGCCATGTGGAAGCCATCCGATTTTACCGGAGATTATCAAAACTGGCACGTAGGTTCTTATGTTATCAAAAAGTTGGAAGACTATCAGAAAGAAATCGGAAAGCCTTTGACGATAGACCTTGTCGGGCATTCTGCAGGTTCAATTGTTATCTGTGAATTATTTAAAAAGTTAAAATCTGAAAAGAGTGATTTGAAATTCAGAAACATTATGTTTTTTGCTCCGGCCTGCAGATGTGATCTGTTTGATGAAGCTATTCTGACTTCGCCTCAGAGATTTTCTTCATTCAGGATTTTCACAATGAAAGATGAGCTCGAAAAACAGGACCATTTGGTAAAACATTTTTATCCGAGATCTTTGCTGTATCTTATTTCCGGAATTCTGGAAGAGGAAAGAGATGCGCAAATTTTAGGTTTGCAAAGACATATTATTGGAAATAAACCTTACGTCGGCGACATGTTTACGAGAATTAAAACATTTTTAGCTGACGAAGGAAAGATTGTTTACTCAAAATCTGACGATACAGCTTTAAATGGTTTCAAAACAGGTTCACTTTCTCACAGTGGCTTTGATGATGATGAAGAGACAACTTTAGACAGCATGGTTTATATTATCAATCAGTAATTTATGCCTAAAAACAATAACGATTTTGCGGTTGTAATCGGGGTAAGTCATTACAAAGGGCTTACAAAACTTCAGGGTCCCGGTGATGATGCGCAGAAATTTTACGATTGGCTGACCGGTGAAACTGAAGGCAGTCTTCCCACAGAAAACTGCCATTTAATTTTATCCAAAGAAGATCCTTTAACGCCGGTTCAGGATGGAATTGATACTGCCTTTGCCCATATTCTTGAAGGTTTCAGGTCGGGTGGTAAAGAGGGCAGAAGGCTCTACTTCTATTTCTCCGGTCACGGTCTGGGAATCGACTGGAACGAGACGGCACTGGTTTTACCACCATGGACAGACATTCTCCGAAACTATGCACTTTCTTCCTCAGGATATTTAAAAACATTGATTCAATGTGGATATTTTAAAGAAGTATTTTTCTTTTTAGATTGTTGCAGAAACAGAATGGTAGGCGTGAACGGCGCTCAACCCCTTTTCGCCAATATTAAACCTGCTGCAGGAACCGCTGAATGTGTCTCCTACGTTTTTTCAGCAACTGAATTTGACAATAAAGCTTTCGAAGCAGTCATTCAGCCCGGAAACGGAAGTTTGTTGGATAACAACAGAACTCAGGGGTTGTTCACGACTTCTCTGATGAACGGATTGAAAGGTGCCGCCGCAGAAAACGGGAAGGTGACCACAACATCACTCACCAATTATCTGAAACTTCATTTACCGGAACTTGCAAAATCGGTGCAGAAAATTCAGATTCCAAGGTTTCATTCAGAGAGTGGAGGAGATGATGTTACGATTATTGATGGTTTTAAACCAAAAGAAATTTCACTGATCATCTCTTTTAAAGGAGATAAAAGAACGGTGATTCTGGAGGATTCAGATTTAAATATCATCAGGGAAGACAATACAGAAAACGGTAAGTGGACAGTTTCTGTGAAGAAAAGTTCGTATGCCATTTACAACAAGGGCGAAGCTGACCTTGCCAGATCGATAAGAATAGACGGAACTCAAAACGAAGTGCATTATGAATTCTAAAGAAACAGCAGTTTATCAATTTGACTTCAAAGCAGAAGGTCCGCTGAGTGAATTTGTTTTTCTCGAGCTCTTCGATGGCGATGGAAAATTAGTTGCCGGAAATTATAAAAGTATTTCTGAGCAACTTGCAAGAGGTTTGTACCAGCTGAATATTTATTCCAACGAAAAGCTGGAAACGCAGACCATCCGCTTAGACAAAGACTTTAGCGGAAATTTTATGAACACAGGTTCTTACTCATCCATTTCAGGATATTTCCTTGAAAGTTCCCATGAATATTACACTGAAACCTCAAAATACTGGAGCGATCATTTTACTTTGGATGAAAAAAAATATGATGATGGCTCGTCGGTTTTTGTGTTTTTCAGATATCCGGACAGAGAAATTCGGGATAAGCAAAGAAATGTGGCAGACTCGATGGGATGGAGGTTTTCACTTTTAGACAAAGAGAGAAACTTACTTTTCAGATTAAATGAAAATCATATTAAAGAAGATAAAGATTTTGGCTGGATGGCTTTTCATGCACCGCTCAAGTCGGGGATTTATTATTTGGTTTATAATGGCCCTGTGAAAAGGGAAATTCCTCTTTTTGTATTTGAAAACTGGCAAACGCAGTTCTTTTTAACGTTTAAACGGACTCCGATTTTTCCTACAGCGAGAATTTTATTCAGAAAACCCAATTCGCCTTTTGAGATTTTTGAAAAAGACAATATGGA
It includes:
- a CDS encoding histone H1; amino-acid sequence: MKELIEKINAEFEAFTTEANQQAEKGNKAAGTRARKAALELSKLFKDFRKVSVEESKK
- a CDS encoding caspase family protein, whose product is MPKNNNDFAVVIGVSHYKGLTKLQGPGDDAQKFYDWLTGETEGSLPTENCHLILSKEDPLTPVQDGIDTAFAHILEGFRSGGKEGRRLYFYFSGHGLGIDWNETALVLPPWTDILRNYALSSSGYLKTLIQCGYFKEVFFFLDCCRNRMVGVNGAQPLFANIKPAAGTAECVSYVFSATEFDNKAFEAVIQPGNGSLLDNNRTQGLFTTSLMNGLKGAAAENGKVTTTSLTNYLKLHLPELAKSVQKIQIPRFHSESGGDDVTIIDGFKPKEISLIISFKGDKRTVILEDSDLNIIREDNTENGKWTVSVKKSSYAIYNKGEADLARSIRIDGTQNEVHYEF
- a CDS encoding DUF11 domain-containing protein; translated protein: MKKNIFFSIFFMLLSMFYVKAQDIAVNISGPRAAVSSSAITYRIYVTNNSRIAASNVRISAPAVPNLTISSITCGNGAGNGGSSTCPTTVSIGNLQSSGLVIPNLPSGSVVVLTVNGTAGTAVSNLNYTATAVFPGDSNSVNNTATLTTNIYSANACGTSTTYSLNLGQTQSNNTIANNGGTINLYYTRTAGAAIPGLADPLIIPVTYSDLIRDAGTGVDHQWFSLVNETTGSGIGLNLGMASYNNNTPAQIADPGSVYNGLPATNIESSPIPNSPAGNNLVVDGTFTESLRNGRIDQLGTFTLNFGNIPVPSGVRVTSESLILQGRGSANGTPSGAEIVSGLFAKPIIQNGIENSTTVSTTPDTEMEFGQTYTWRYTAFATTGLPRQSNRRGVVFKSSTITFSASTATPVINTTASTCSAAGTATVGNYAAGNTYTFTPSGPTVGPGGVISGLVYGTTYTVVATAGGCQSNASEAFSIIFNDSDGDGVADECDLDDDNDGILDTTECSNTINDMANAFNTGALQDIVPSDFGLALNVKNQNVTADLSSKFGYPADSGAVIVSISNASVHPTANAWWTKLGQQPSVWKVSGTMSAFVLMAQDVQYYGLDSKTIHIYDTGTVIPIAFPGMVNQTAVSGQWSITDTPSQKTLTNLDNNISTIENANWRFANMNFGTKTFGFSTTTPNADPVYAVLMYLECDSDGDGIPDRLDLDSDGDGCSDAVEGSADIVNTQLVTAGGTVSGGSTAVNQNLCATGACVNTSGIPQISPLPQGYSNTAGQSGGDSKNALVNGCVCYEDPALVTGATYPVKHGITLLGRAGATDGNWPMLRNSAYTALESKTKGFVITRNSSPETTISIPVVGMMVFDTDENAGAGCLKIYTGSAASEGWKCFSTQGCP